In Crassostrea angulata isolate pt1a10 chromosome 4, ASM2561291v2, whole genome shotgun sequence, one genomic interval encodes:
- the LOC128182151 gene encoding uncharacterized protein LOC128182151, with amino-acid sequence MEKAYWRRKLPPGFQFWMENLGRSVVYAQPDNIYEHAAKYLEEKLMERNMALERLPKNSYLQKLALKKNGRKSENDAVSKDDENEAILRVDDAKADSAHTFQAKTSLREQNAKSLGAITSKDIPSSSQLQRTAGDESGRETPVEVSNAVARTLQVAQEQRADDTAVMEEQAETESQEDAHASHEKTLLLESSQVKVSDQDLTNGKGSSGTNSDDAQSVAYSEENQDSGKNDLKDEDIKNSFSKRDDEVENIVASDTKSTEQRKSVSNTEKPADITATEKEPSISEEESVVPQEPMPDSSPVVPAAESGPVVPVVKSGPVVPVVESGQIVPAAKSGPVVPVVESGPVVPAVKSGPVVPVVESGPVVPVVESGPVVPVAESGPVVDAGPIVPFVEGGPVVPVAESGPVVPADESDPAAKSGPEMSVAESDPEVPAAESDPVVPDAVSDLVVPAVDKAAESVPVVSADESFIGEEEVVVETKTIAEQESSQTADTADKEDSNEEEQTVEVGAVSCSVEAIVTTEEESQQNCEAKGDETENGGEGAEHAEEHPMEDRKDSHQAVMNPAESAGRVDEIAQIADSLDIITHHEEEVKDGVESFAAESEPLEKVVQPSEETKSPVVRTESGTDTQEKITESAEIAETSGETEVEGSEAREGSGGNAINAAVTVENGESKIGDSTNTDTENPTETNKDAPTVEDQLTEDGTTASKEDHTAEVPAVAE; translated from the coding sequence ATGGAAAAAGCTTATTGGCGAAGAAAACTGCCACCAGGTTTTCAGTTTTGGATGGAAAATTTGGGCAGAAGCGTTGTCTATGCACAGCCAGACAATATATACGAGCATGCAGCAAAATACTTGGAAGAAAAGCTGATGGAGAGAAATATGGCTCTGGAGAGATTGCCAAAGAACTCTTATCTACAAAAACTCGCTCTAAAAAAGAATGGAAGAAAATCGGAAAACGACGCAGTATCCAAAGATGACGAAAATGAGGCAATTTTACGAGTGGATGATGCAAAAGCCGACAGTGCACATACTTTTCAAGCGAAAACATCATTAAGGGAGCAAAATGCCAAATCTTTGGGTGCAATTACTTCTAAAGACATTCCAAGTTCATCACAACTTCAAAGAACTGCTGGAGATGAGAGTGGTAGGGAAACTCCCGTTGAAGTCTCAAACGCCGTCGCGAGAACTCTTCAAGTTGCTCAAGAACAAAGAGCAGACGATACTGCAGTCATGGAAGAGCAAGCGGAGACCGAGAGCCAGGAAGATGCCCATGCAAGTCACGAAAAAACTCTGCTGCTTGAATCTAGCCAGGTAAAAGTTTCCGATCAGGATTTAACGAATGGGAAAGGAAGCTCAGGTACAAACTCGGACGATGCTCAATCAGTGGCATACTCAGAAGAAAATCAAGATTCAggtaaaaatgatttgaaagaTGAAGATATAAAAAACAGCTTTAGTAAACGAGATGATGAAGTAGAAAATATTGTTGCTTCTGACACTAAAAGCACTGAGCAACGAAAGTCTGTAAGTAACACAGAGAAGCCTGCTGATATTACGGCAACCGAAAAAGAACCATCAATATCTGAAGAGGAGTCTGTCGTTCCTCAGGAACCAATGCCAGATTCCAGTCCAGTTGTTCCTGCTGCTGAATCTGGTCCAGTTGTTCCTGTTGTAAAATCTGGTCCAGTTGTTCCTGTTGTTGAATCTGGTCAAATTGTTCCTGCTGCTAAATCTGGTCCAGTTGTTCCTGTTGTTGAATCTGGTCCAGTTGTTCCAGCTGTTAAATCTGGTCCAGTTGTTCCTGTTGTTGAATCTGGTCCAGTTGTTCCTGTTGTTGAATCTGGTCCAGTTGTTCCTGTTGCTGAATCTGGTCCAGTTGTTGATGCCGGGCCAATTGTGCCTTTTGTCGAGGGCGGCCCAGTTGTTCCAGTCGCTGAATCTGGTCCAGTAGTTCCCGCTGATGAATCCGATCCAGCCGCCAAATCCGGTCCAGAAATGTCCGTCGCTGAATCTGATCCAGAAGTTCCAGCTGCTGAATCTGATCCAGTAGTTCCAGATGCTGTGTCTGATCTAGTTGTTCCAGCAGTTGACAAGGCAGCTGAATCTGTCCCAGTTGTGTCTGCAGACGAGTCTTTCATCGGAGAAGAAGAAGTGGTTGTTGAGACCAAAACCATAGCTGAACAGGAATCCTCACAAACGGCAGATACTGCAGACAAAGAGGATAGCAACGAGGAGGAACAGACGGTGGAAGTAGGAGCAGTTAGCTGTAGCGTGGAAGCCATCGTTACAACGGAGGAAGAGAGCCAGCAAAATTGTGAGGCAAAGGGTGATGAAACAGAAAACGGCGGAGAGGGAGCGGAACATGCCGAAGAGCATCCAATGGAAGATAGGAAAGACTCCCATCAGGCTGTAATGAATCCAGCGGAAAGCGCTGGAAGGGTAGACGAAATTGCGCAAATTGCAGATTCACTAGACATTATTACACACCATGAGGAGGAAGTTAAAGATGGGGTCGAATCTTTTGCGGCTGAATCAGAGCCGTTAGAGAAAGTGGTTCAACCTTCAGAGGAAACGAAGTCTCCCGTCGTAAGAACAGAAAGTGGTACCGACACTCAAGAAAAAATCACAGAATCTGCAGAAATCGCTGAAACATCGGGAGAGACGGAGGTCGAAGGTTCTGAGGCCAGAGAAGGATCAGGCGGAAATGCAATAAATGCCGCAGTAACCGTAGAGAACGGGGAAAGTAAAATAGGGGATTCCACAAATACCGACACGGAGAATCCAACAGAAACCAACAAGGACGCTCCTACAGTGGAAGATCAGTTAACAGAGGATGGTACCACCGCGAGCAAAGAGGATCACACCGCGGAAGTTCCCGCGGTGGCGGAGTAG
- the LOC128182506 gene encoding glycogenin-1-like isoform X2, with amino-acid sequence MAERGDREAFVTLATNDTYALGCLVLGNSLRQRAQTTRKLVVMITPGVTQPMRNQLARVFDMIYDVNLLDSRDAANLQLLGRPDLSVTFTKLHCWRLTMFDKAVFLDADTLVLQNVDELFDREELSAAPDAGWPDCFNSGVFVFRPSEETYDSLLKFAMSQGSFDGGDQGLLNMYFRDWATKDIARHLPFIYNVVSQAFYSYLPAFTQFKDSVKIVHFIGATKPWHHPYNTATKEVTPLPETGHNKDYLQIWWDIFMSFVQPTLDPSLGGLIGELASLSLQTGATFGGSQSHLSEQERKLNWERGQVDYLGADKFENIKEKLDKSMKGPATSTKTYTSSLFSTSVPVSTTSSAKKPVAPKK; translated from the exons GAGACAGGGAGGCTTTCGTTACCTTGGCAACCAATGACACATATGCTTTGGGATGTCTTGTCCTGGGGAATTCCCTCCGACAGAGAGCGCAAACAACTCGAAAGTTGGTTGTTATGATAACACCAGGCGTCACCCAACCTATGAG AAACCAGTTGGCGCGGGTTTTTGACATGATCTACGATGTCAACCTTTTGGACAGTCGAGACGCAGCTAACCTCCAACTCCTCGGTAGACCCGACCTCAGCGTGACCTTCACAAAGCTCCACTGCTGGCGACTGACCATGTTTGATAAAGCAGTTTTCTTAGATGCAGACACACTG GTCCTGCAAAATGTGGATGAGTTGTTTGACAGAGAGGAGCTATCGGCCGCTCCTGATGCAGGGTGGCCAGACTGTTTCAACTCCGGGGTCTTTGTGTTCCGCCCCTCTGAAGAGACGTACGATTCACTCCTCAAGTTCGCCATGTCCCAAGGAAGCTTTGATG GTGGAGATCAAGGTTTGCTCAACATGTACTTCAGAGATTGGGCGACAAAAGATATAGCCAGACATCTTCCATTTATCTACAATGTGGTTTCTCAGGCATTCTACAGCTACCTTCCAGCTTTCACACA GTTCAAAGACTCCGTCAAAATAGTTCACTTTATTGGCGCCACCAAGCCTTGGCACCACCCCTACAACACTGCCACCAAGGAGGTCACCCCACTTCCGGAGACCGGCCACAACAAAGACTATCTACAAATCTGGTGGGACATCTTCATGTCCTTTGTTCAGCCAACCCTAGACCCATCATTG GGTGGACTGATCGGGGAGTTAGCGTCACTGTCCCTCCAGACAGGGGCCACCTTTGGGGGGTCGCAGTCACACCTTAGCGAGCAGGAGCGCAAGCTGAACTGGGAGCGTGGACAGGTGGACTACCTGGGGGCCGACAAGTTCGAGAACATTAAGGAGAAGCTGGACAAGTCCATGAAGGGTCCGGCTACCAGCACCAAGACCTACACATCCAGTCTGTTCAGCACTAGCGTCCCGGTCTCTACCACCAGTTCGGCAAAGAAACCTGTCGCGCCAAAGAAGTGA
- the LOC128182506 gene encoding glycogenin-1-like isoform X1 — MAERGDREAFVTLATNDTYALGCLVLGNSLRQRAQTTRKLVVMITPGVTQPMRNQLARVFDMIYDVNLLDSRDAANLQLLGRPDLSVTFTKLHCWRLTMFDKAVFLDADTLVLQNVDELFDREELSAAPDAGWPDCFNSGVFVFRPSEETYDSLLKFAMSQGSFDGGDQGLLNMYFRDWATKDIARHLPFIYNVVSQAFYSYLPAFTQFKDSVKIVHFIGATKPWHHPYNTATKEVTPLPETGHNKDYLQIWWDIFMSFVQPTLDPSLKEQMGGLIGELASLSLQTGATFGGSQSHLSEQERKLNWERGQVDYLGADKFENIKEKLDKSMKGPATSTKTYTSSLFSTSVPVSTTSSAKKPVAPKK; from the exons GAGACAGGGAGGCTTTCGTTACCTTGGCAACCAATGACACATATGCTTTGGGATGTCTTGTCCTGGGGAATTCCCTCCGACAGAGAGCGCAAACAACTCGAAAGTTGGTTGTTATGATAACACCAGGCGTCACCCAACCTATGAG AAACCAGTTGGCGCGGGTTTTTGACATGATCTACGATGTCAACCTTTTGGACAGTCGAGACGCAGCTAACCTCCAACTCCTCGGTAGACCCGACCTCAGCGTGACCTTCACAAAGCTCCACTGCTGGCGACTGACCATGTTTGATAAAGCAGTTTTCTTAGATGCAGACACACTG GTCCTGCAAAATGTGGATGAGTTGTTTGACAGAGAGGAGCTATCGGCCGCTCCTGATGCAGGGTGGCCAGACTGTTTCAACTCCGGGGTCTTTGTGTTCCGCCCCTCTGAAGAGACGTACGATTCACTCCTCAAGTTCGCCATGTCCCAAGGAAGCTTTGATG GTGGAGATCAAGGTTTGCTCAACATGTACTTCAGAGATTGGGCGACAAAAGATATAGCCAGACATCTTCCATTTATCTACAATGTGGTTTCTCAGGCATTCTACAGCTACCTTCCAGCTTTCACACA GTTCAAAGACTCCGTCAAAATAGTTCACTTTATTGGCGCCACCAAGCCTTGGCACCACCCCTACAACACTGCCACCAAGGAGGTCACCCCACTTCCGGAGACCGGCCACAACAAAGACTATCTACAAATCTGGTGGGACATCTTCATGTCCTTTGTTCAGCCAACCCTAGACCCATCATTG AAAGAACAAATG GGTGGACTGATCGGGGAGTTAGCGTCACTGTCCCTCCAGACAGGGGCCACCTTTGGGGGGTCGCAGTCACACCTTAGCGAGCAGGAGCGCAAGCTGAACTGGGAGCGTGGACAGGTGGACTACCTGGGGGCCGACAAGTTCGAGAACATTAAGGAGAAGCTGGACAAGTCCATGAAGGGTCCGGCTACCAGCACCAAGACCTACACATCCAGTCTGTTCAGCACTAGCGTCCCGGTCTCTACCACCAGTTCGGCAAAGAAACCTGTCGCGCCAAAGAAGTGA